One window of the Eucalyptus grandis isolate ANBG69807.140 chromosome 6, ASM1654582v1, whole genome shotgun sequence genome contains the following:
- the LOC104448969 gene encoding calvin cycle protein CP12-3, chloroplastic — translation MASFASVFAVGGPARDAIPSPPPPPPSRSLGSGRSSCPRVVSLPAAARGGGGGGKAGALAVRAMAPAKAKYKGTHMREKRLAEMIEEKVREAREVCEGDARSDGCKVAWDEVEEVSQAKADLRLRLEKQQDPLESFCEQNPDTDECRVHFD, via the coding sequence ATGGCGTCTTTCGCTTCTGTGTTCGCTGTCGGCGGGCCAGCAAGGGACGCGatcccgtcgccgccgccgccgccaccgtcgcgCTCGCTGGGATCCGGCCGCTCCTCTTGCCCGCGCGTCGTGTCGCTTCCCGCCGCCGCGcgggggggcggcggcggcgggaagGCCGGGGCGCTCGCGGTGAGGGCGATGGCGCCGGCGAAAGCGAAGTACAAGGGCACGCACATGAGGGAGAAGCGGCTGGCGGAGATGATAGAGGAGAAGGTGAGGGAGGCGAGGGAGGTGTGCGAAGGGGACGCGAGGTCCGACGGGTGCAAGGTGGCGTGGGACGAGGTGGAGGAGGTGAGCCAGGCGAAGGCCGATCTCAGGCTCCGGCTGGAGAAGCAGCAGGACCCGCTCGAGTCGTTCTGCGAGCAGAATCCCGACACCGACGAGTGCCGCGTCCACTTCGACTGA
- the LOC104448968 gene encoding DExH-box ATP-dependent RNA helicase DExH12, producing MAHLGGGAEAHARFKQYEYRANSSLVLTTDTRPRDTHEPTGEPESLWGKIDPRSFGDRAYRGRPQELDEKLQKAKRKKKERDLVAETAPRQAKRRRLREESVLTSTEEGVYQPKTKETRAAYEAMLSVIQQQLGGQPLNIVSGAADEILAVLKNDTFKNPDKKKEIEKLLNPIPNPVFDQLVSIGRLITDFQDASDVAGSAVANGDEALDDDVGVAVEFEENEDDEEESDLDMVQEDEEEDEDIAEPNSSSAMQMGAGIDDDDMREASEGMSLNVQDIDAYWLQRKISQAYEQQIDAQQCQKLAEEVLKILAEGDAREVETKLLLHLQFDKFSLIKFLLRNRLKIVWCTRLARAEDQDDRKKIEEEMMGLGPELASIVEQLHATRATAKERQKNLEKSIREEARRLKDESAGDEDTGRRGVVDRDAEGSWLKGQRQLLDLESLAFEQGGLLMANRRTDLPVGSFKHLSKGYEEVHVPVLKTKPDPNEKLVKISSLPDWAQPAFKGMQQLNRVQSKVYETALFSAENILLCAPTGAGKTNVAVLTMLQQIALNRDADGSFNHSNYKIVYVAPMKALVAEIVGNLSNRLQEYDVKVRELSGDQSLTRQQIEETQIIVTTPEKWDIITRKSGDRTYTQLVKLLIIDEIHLLHDNRGPVLESIVARTVRQIETTKEHIRLVGLSATLPNYEDVALFLHVDVNKGLFYFDNSYRPVPLSQQYIGITVRKPLQRFQLMNDVCYEKVVAAAGKHQVLIFVHSRKETAKTARAIRDSALANDTLGRFLKEDGVSREILQSHTDIVKSNDLKDLLPYGFAIHHAGMARADRQLVEDLFADGHVQVLVSTATLAWGVNLPAHTVIIKGTQIYNPEKGAWTELSPLDVMQMLGRAGRPQYDTCGEGIIITGHSELQYYLSLMNQQLPIESQFVSKLADQLNAEIVLGTVQNAREACNWIGYTYLYIRMLRNPTLYGLAPDVLTNDITLEERRADLIHTAASILDKNNLVKYDRKSGYFQVTDLGRIASYYYITHGTISTYNEHLKPTMGDIELCRLFSLSEEFKYVTVRQDEKMELAKLLDRVPIPVKESLEEPSAKINVLLQAYISQLKLEGLSLTSDMVFITQSAGRLMRALFEIVLKRGWAQLAEKALNLCKMVNRRMWSVQTPLRQFTGIPNEILSKLEKKDLAWERYYDLSSQELGELIRAPKQGRMLHKFIHQFPKLNLAAHVLPITRSVLRVELTITPDFQWEDKVHGYVEPFWVIVEDNDGEYILHHEYFMLKKQYIDEDHTLNFTVPIYEPLPPQYFIRVVSDRWLGSQTVLPVSFRHLILPEKYPPPTELLDLQPLPVTALRNPSYEALYKDFKNFNPVQTQVFTVLYNTDDNVLVAAPTGSGKTICAEFAILRNHQKGPDSIMRVVYIAPMEALAKERFRDWNRKFGREGLGMKVVELSGETATDLKLLEKGQIIISTPEKWDALSRRWKQRKQVQQVSLFIIDELHLIGGQGGPVLEVVVSRMRYIASEVENKIRIVALSTSLANAKDLGEWIGATSHGLFNFPPNVRPAPLEIHIQGVDIANFEARMQAMTKPTYTAIVQHAKNGKPALVFVPTRKHVRLTAVDLMTYSGADGGENPAFLLSSFEDVETFIDNVSEETLRTTLRHGVGYLHEGLSSLDQQVVTQLFEAGRIQVCVMSSSMCWGVPLSAYLVVVMGTQYYDGRENAHTDYPVTDLLQMMGRASRPLIDNSGKCVILCHAPRKEYYKKFLYEAFPVESHLQHFLHDNLNAEIVAGIIENKQDAVDYLTWTFMYRRLTQNPNYYNLQGVSHRHLSDHLSELVENTLSDLEASKCVLVEDDMDLSPLNLGMIASYYYISYTTIERFSTSLTSKTKMKGLLEILSSASEYAQLPIRPGEEDAVRRLINHQRFSFENPKATDPHVKANALLQAHFSRQPVGGNLALDQREVLLSASRLLQAMVDVISSSGWLSLALLAMEVSQMVTQGMWERDSMLLQLPHFTKDLAKKCLENPGKSVETVFDLLEMEDGERQELLQMSDSQLLDIARFCNRFPNIDLTYEVLNNESVSAGDDMTLQVMLERDMEGRTEVGPVDAPRYPKAKEEGWWLVVGDTKTNQLLAIKRVSLQRKSKVKLEFSAPSEAGKKTYSLYFMCDSYLGCDQEYNFTVNVGEAMADEE from the exons ATGGCGCATCTGGGAGGAGGTGCCGAGGCGCACGCCCGGTTCAAGCAGTACGAGTACAGGGCCAACTCGAGCCTGGTCCTGACGACCGACACGCGGCCCCGCGACACCCACGAGCCCACCGGCGAGCCCGAGTCCCTGTGGGGGAAGATCGACCCGAGGAGCTTCGGCGACCGGGCGTACCGGGGCAGGCCCCAGGAGCTCGACGAGAAGCTCCAGAaggcgaagaggaagaagaaggagcggGACTTGGTCGCGGAGACCGCCCCTAGGCAGGCCAAGAGGCGCCGGCTCCGGGAGGAGAGCGTGTTGACGTCCACGGAGGAAGGGGTTTACCAGCCCAAGACGAAGGAGACCAGGGCTGCGTACGAGGCGATGCTCAGTGTTATTCAGCAGCAGTTGGGCGGGCAGCCGTTGAATATAGTTAGCGGCGCGGCGGATGAAATTTTGGCTGTGTTGAAGAACGACACGTTCAAGAATCCtgataagaagaaggagattgaGAAGTTGTTGAACCCTATTCCAAACCCTGTTTTTGATCAGCTTGTTTCAATTGGGAGGCTTATTACTGATTTCCAAGATGCGAGTGATGTGGCTGGGTCTGCTGTGGCTAATGGGGATGAGGCACTTGATGATGATGTGGGTGTTGCAGTTGAGTTtgaagagaatgaagatgacGAGGAGGAGAGTGATCTTGATATGGTCcaggaggatgaagaggaggatgaagatATTGCAGAACCAAACAGCTCTTCAGCTATGCAGATGGGTGCCGGgatagatgatgatgatatgcggGAAGCTAGCGAGGGCATGAGCTTGAATGTTCAGGACATTGATGCTTATTGGCTTCAAAGAAAGATCTCTCAGGCTTATGAACAGCAGATTGATGCCCAGCAGTGTCAGAAGCTTGCAGAGGAGGTGCTGAAGATACTTGCTGAAGGGGATGCTAGGGAGGTTGAGACTAAGCTATTGTTGCATCTTCAGTTTGATAAGTTCAGCCTCATTAAGTTCTTATTGCGGAATAGGTTGAAGATCGTCTGGTGCACTCGTTTGGCTAGGGCTGAAGACCAAGATGACCggaagaagattgaagaagaaatgatggGTTTGGGACCGGAGCTGGCTTCAATAGTGGAACAGTTGCATGCCACAAGAGCGACTGCAAAAGAGAGGCAAAAGAATTTGGAGAAGAGTATTAGGGAAGAGGCTCGTCGTTTGAAGGATGAGAGTGCTGGAGATGAAGATACAGGTCGGAGAGGCGTGGTTGATAGGGATGCGGAAGGTAGTTGGTTAAAGGGACAGCGCCAGTTGCTTGATCTTGAGAGCCTCGCTTTTGAGCAAGGTGGCCTTTTAATGGCAAATAGAAGGACTGATCTTCCTGTTGGCTCCTTCAAGCATCTCAGCAAAGGATATGAGGAAGTTCATGTGCCAGTTTTAAAAACTAAACCAGATCCCAATGAGAAGCTTGTTAAAATATCTTCCTTGCCCGATTGGGCACAACCTGCTTTCAAAGGGATGCAACAGCTGAACCGTGTTCAAAGCAAAGTTTATGAGACTGCTCTTTTTAGTGCAGAGAACATCCTCTTGTGTGCTCCTACTGGAGCTGGGAAAACTAATGTAGCTGTGCTGACCATGCTTCAGCAAATTGCTTTGAACAGGGATGCAGATGGATCATTTAACCACAGCAACTACAAGATTGTATATGTGGCACCTATGAAGGCACTTGTTGCTGAAATTGTTGGTAATCTGTCCAACCGTTTGCAAGAGTACGATGTCAAGGTGAGGGAGTTGAGTGGTGACCAGTCATTGACCCGTCAGCAAATCGAAGAGACTCAAATCATCGTCACAACCCCCGAGAAGTGGGATATTATTACCCGAAAATCAGGAGATCGTACCTACACGCAGCTTGTGAAGCTTCTGATCATTGATGAGATTCATCTCCTCCATGATAATAGAGGACCCGTACTTGAGAGCATTGTTGCTAGAACTGTTAGACAAATTGAAACCACGAAAGAGCACATTCGATTGGTGGGATTGTCAGCTACATTGCCCAATTATGAGGATGTTGCGTTGTTCTTGCACGTAGATGTTAACAAGGGactattttattttgataatagTTACAGACCTGTCCCTCTTTCGCAGCAGTATATCGGAATAACAGTCAGAAAGCCACTGCAGAGGTTTCAGTTGATGAATGATGTGTGCTACGAAAAGGTAGTAGCTGCGGCAGGAAAGCATCAAGTTCTTATTTTTGTCCACTCTAGGAAGGAAACAGCCAAAACCGCTCGAGCTATAAGAGATTCTGCCCTTGCTAATGATACTCTTGGTAGATTCTTGAAAGAGGATGGTGTGAGCCGTGAAATTCTACAAAGTCACACTGACATTGTCAAGAGCAATGATCTTAAGGACCTCCTGCCTTACGGTTTTGCTATTCATCATGCTGGCATGGCGAGGGCAGATAGGCAACTTGTTGAGGATCTCTTCGCTGATGGTCATGTGCAGGTCTTGGTTTCAACAGCAACTCTTGCTTGGGGTGTCAACTTACCTGCGCACACTGTGATCATCAAGGGAACACAGATATACAATCCAGAAAAGGGAGCATGGACTGAATTGAGTCCCCTGGATGTTATGCAGATGCTGGGTCGAGCAGGACGACCTCAGTACGATACCTGCGGTGAAGGAATAATCATCACTGGCCATAGTGAACTACAATACTATTTGTCTTTGATGAATCAGCAGCTACCTATAGAAAGTCAGTTTGTCTCGAAGTTGGCCGATCAGTTGAATGctgaaattgttcttgggactGTTCAGAATGCTAGAGAAGCATGCAACTGGATTGGCTACACATACTTGTATATCCGTATGCTACGGAATCCTACACTATATGGTCTAGCACCAGATGTTCTCACTAATGATATTACGCTGGAGGAGAGAAGGGCTGATTTG ATTCATACTGCTGCTAGCATCCTGGATAAGAATAATTTGGTTAAGTATGACAGGAAAAGCGGATATTTCCAGGTTACTGACTTGGGTCGCATAGCTAGTTACTATTACATAACGCATGGGACAATATCCACATACAATGAACACTTGAAGCCGACAATGGGGGATATCGAGTTATGTCGGTTGTTCTCACTGAGTGAAGAATTTAAGTATGTGACAGTGAGACAAGATGAGAAGATGGAGCTGGCGAAGCTTTTGGATCGAGTTCCCATACCTGTGAAAGAAAGTCTGGAGGAGCCTAGTGCCAAGATCAATGTCTTGcttcaagcatatatttctcAGCTAAAGCTTGAAGGGCTTTCATTAACTTCAGATATGGTTTTCATAACTCAG AGTGCTGGACGTCTTATGCGAGCTCTTTTTGAGATTGTCCTTAAAAGGGGATGGGCACAGTTGGCTGAGAAGGCTCTGAACCTCTGCAAAATGGTCAACAGGAGGATGTGGAGTGTCCAAACACCTCTTCGTCAATTTACTGGGATTCCTaatgaaattctttcaaagttgGAGAAGAAGGATTTAGCTTGGGAAAGGTACTACGACCTCTCTTCACAGGAGTTAGGAGAGCTAATTCGTGCACCAAAGCAGGGAAGAATGTTGCATAAGTTCATCCACCAATTCCCAAAATTGAACCTTGCAGCACATGTTCTGCCAATTACTCGATCTGTCTTGAGGGTTGAACTCACAATTACACCAGACTTTCAGTGGGAGGACAAAGTTCATGGGTATGTGGAACCATTTTGGGTGATTGTGGAGGACAACGATGGCGAATACATTCTTCATCATGAATACTTTATGCTGAAGAAGCAGTACATTGATGAAGACCACACCCTGAATTTCACTGTTCCAATCTATGAACCATTGCCTCCTCAGTACTTCATTCGTGTTGTGTCAGATAGGTGGCTTGGGTCACAAACTGTTTTGCCTGTTTCCTTCCGGCATCTTATTTTACCAGAAAAGTATCCTCCACCAACAGAGTTACTTGACTTGCAACCACTGCCTGTGACTGCTTTAAGAAACCCGTCGTATGAAGCCTTGTATAAGGACTTCAAGAATTTCAATCCTGTTCAAACTCAGGTCTTCACCGTGCTCTACAACACAGATGACAATGTCCTTGTTGCTGCTCCAACTGGGAGTGGAAAGACCATCTGTGCAGAGTTTGCTATCTTAAGAAATCACCAGAAAGGACCTGATAGTATCATGCGTGTTGTTTATATTGCTCCCATGGAAGCTCTGGCCAAGGAACGCTTCCGAGATTGGAATAGGAAGTTTGGGAGGGAGGGTCTTGGGATGAAAGTGGTTGAACTGTCTGGGGAAACTGCAACAGACTTGAAATTGCTTGAGAAGGGCCAGATTATCATCAGCACTCCGGAGAAGTGGGATGCCTTATCTCGTAGATGGAAGCAGCGGAAGCAGGTTCAACAGGTTAGTCTTTTTATAATTGACGAACTCCACTTGATTGGTGGTCAAGGTGGTCCAGTATTGGAAGTGGTTGTCTCCAGGATGAGATATATAGCAAGTGAGGTGGAGAACAAGATTCGGATTGTGGCTTTGTCTACTTCACTTGCGAATGCAAAGGATCTTGGTGAATGGATTGGTGCCACTTCCCATGGTCTTTTCAACTTCCCGCCCAATGTCCGCCCTGCTCCCTTGGAGATTCACATACAAGGAGTGGACATTGCTAATTTTGAGGCAAGGATGCAAGCAATGACGAAACCGACATACACAGCAATTGTACAGCATGCTAAGAATGGGAAGCCTGCTCTTGTGTTTGTTCCCACGAGAAAGCATGTCCGACTTACTGCAGTGGACTTAATGACTTATTCGGGTGCAGATGGTGGGGAGAATCCTGCATTTTTACTAAGCTCCTTTGAAGATGTGGAGACTTTTATTGACAACGTTAGTGAAGAAACGTTGAGGACCACCTTGCGACATGGAGTTGGCTATTTGCATGAGGGGTTGTCTAGTCTTGACCAACAGGTGGTCACACAGCTCTTTGAAGCTGGTCGTATTCAGGTCTGTGTCATGAGCAGTTCCATGTGTTGGGGGGTGCCCTTGTCAGCATACTTGGTAGTTGTCATGGGAACACAATACTATGATGGGCGGGAGAATGCGCACACAGATTACCCTGTCACAGATCTTTTGCAGATGATGGGTCGTGCTAGCCGGCCATTGATAGATAATTCTGGAAAATGTGTTATCCTTTGCCATGCGCCTCGCAAGGAGTACTACAAGAAATTCTTGTATGAGGCTTTCCCTGTGGAGAGCCATTTGCAGCACTTCCTGCATGATAATCTGAACGCAGAAATTGTTGCTGGAATTATTGAGAACAAGCAGGATGCCGTGGATTACCTGACTTGGACTTTCATGTACAGGAGGCTGACACAAAACCCAAATTACTACAATCTCCAGGGGGTGAGCCATAGGCATCTGTCCGATCACCTCTCCGAGCTTGTGGAGAATACTTTGAGCGACCTGGAAGCTAGTAAATGTgtccttgttgaggatgataTGGACCTTTCTCCTTTAAATCTTGGTATGATTGCATCATACTACTATATCAGTTATACTACTATAGAGCGGTTCAGTACTTCCTTGACTTCTAAAACAAAGATGAAGGGTCTTCTGGAGATTCTTTCATCTGCTTCAGAATATGCACAGCTTCCCATTCGACCGGGAGAGGAGGATGCTGTTCGGAGGCTTATTAACCACCAGAGGTTTTCCTTTGAAAATCCCAAAGCCACGGACCCGCATGTGAAGGCCAATGCTTTGCTTCAGGCTCACTTCTCGAGGCAGCCCGTGGGTGGCAATTTGGCATTGGATCAACGGGAGGTCCTCCTTTCTGCTAGCAGGTTGCTTCAGGCGATGGTGGATGTTATATCAAGTAGCGGGTGGCTGAGCCTTGCGCTTCTTGCTATGGAAGTAAGCCAGATGGTGACACAGGGCATGTGGGAGCGTGATTCGATGCTTCTACAGCTCCCGCATTTCACCAAGGATCTGGCCAAGAAATGCCTGGAGAACCCTGGGAAGAGTGTAGAGACCGTGTTTGATCTGCTGGAAATGGAGGATGGGGAGAGGCAAGAGCTACTGCAGATGTCGGACTCTCAGCTGCTGGACATTGCAAGGTTTTGCAACCGTTTCCCCAACATTGACCTCACCTATGAGGTACTCAATAACGAGAGCGTCAGCGCCGGGGACGACATGACGCTACAAGTGATGCTCGAAAGGGATATGGAGGGGAGAACTGAGGTGGGCCCGGTTGACGCCCCTAGGTATcccaaggccaaggaagaagggTGGTGGCTTGTCGTCGGCGACACGAAGACCAACCAGTTGCTTGCCATCAAGAGGGTGTCTCTTCAAAGGAAGTCCAAGGTCAAGCTCGAATTCAGTGCTCCTTCAGAAGCCGGGAAGAAGACGTACAGCCTCTACTTCATGTGCGACTCGTACCTGGGTTGTGACCAAGAGTACAATTTTACCGTCAACGTAGGCGAAGCTATGGCCGATGAAGAGTGA